Proteins found in one Pagrus major chromosome 20, Pma_NU_1.0 genomic segment:
- the ndufb8 gene encoding NADH dehydrogenase [ubiquinone] 1 beta subcomplex subunit 8, mitochondrial: protein MRTSPSVRQQRPVNMAGVGFRRWAQALSKGKGSGISALLSGFRAASGSSKDTVLGPVPKTPEEMAAAAKKYNLRVEDYEPYPDKGEGFGDYPKLADRSQHERDPWYKWDHPDLRRNWGEPMHWNFDMYIRNRVDTSPSPVAWGTMCKQLFGFIGFMLFMFYIGEEFKSYQPVAPKQYPYNNLYLEKGGDPEKQPEEVKNYEI, encoded by the exons ATGCGTACTTCTCCGTCTGTCAGACAGCAGCGGCCAGTAAACATGGCTGGTGTTGGCTTCCGACGGTGGGCCCAAGCCCTTTCTAAAGGGAAAGGTTCTGGCATTTCAGCCCTTTTGTCGGGATTTAGAGCAG CCTCTGGTTCGTCAAAGGATACTGTACTTGGACCAGTCCCGAAGACCCCCGAGGAGATGGCAGCTGCTGCGAAGAAGTACAACTTGAGGGTTGAGGACTATGAACCATATCCCGACAAAGGCGAGGG CTTTGGTGATTATCCGAAACTAGCAGACAGATCTCAGCATGAGAGGGACCCCTGGTACAAGTGGGACCACCCTGACCTGAGGAGGAACTGGGGAGAGCCG ATGCACTGGAATTTTGACATGTACATCAGGAACCGTGTGGATACATCTCCCAGCCCTGTTGCCTGGGGCACAATGTGCAAACAGTTGTTTGGTTTCATCGGGTTCATGCTGTTTATGTTCTACATTGGGGAGGAATTCAAATCTTACCAACCTGTT GCACCTAAACAGTATCCCTACAACAACCTGTACCTGGAGAAAGGAGGAGATCCGGAAAAACAACCAGAAGAAGTCAAAAACTATGAAATCTAA